Below is a window of Poecilia reticulata strain Guanapo linkage group LG8, Guppy_female_1.0+MT, whole genome shotgun sequence DNA.
aacatttatccttttttaaaaacgaTGATTAAATTACTAAATCTCCGAATTGTgctcaacattttaataatactGCAAAAAGAAAGCTCAATATGTGGATTCAGTTTTCATCTTGCTTGCTTGATTCTCAGCTTCTTCCTTTTCTAACATTATTATTGGTTTTCAAAGTGGASTTTTTTCTAAATATCACCAACACTGATGACAAGTGTGTTTATGTATTACCGTTCACAATAACATTACAGAATAGCTCACTTACAGATGAATACATAATTTTTcacctttctgttttttattattcaaaacaCTCAGCATTAGTCTAGTTGTTGCATAGCTAtcaatttctgcaaaaaaaaaccaaaacaaaaaaaacccagaaaaaaaacctggtaATAATTGTCTAATGCACTGCCAGTGGTATGTTCTTTATTTCTATTGAACATGAAACACTTacagtttgtgaaaaataatggCAACTGCTTCAATCTGGTGTaatgcatttgaaatatttatgtaaaactgCATAGTTACARTTATTTATTtgaggtaaataaataaaaggtatATACTTTGGCCTTCGTAATAgtaatattgcaaaaataaagctaTACTCCATAGTACTGCAGCTAATTCATAAACTgaggttttcaaaaatgtatccttttctttttatgactATCTAAAATTGAACAAATCCCCAATTTGCAAATAATACATGCATTATTACAATGCAGTGTACAACAGGTTATGTAATAAAACCTGTATGTATTATCTTAATCTTCCAGACAATGGTGATAAGATACAGCTGAAACACAATTAACACAAACTGATCCAGTCACACAGTGACGTCAAAGTCGAGCCATAACGGCAACTAAGGTGTATGGTTACCATGGATACtttcaaatattaaacaacATTGTATGCTAAGATCTTTATCTGCTTATTTTAAACTGCATGTTTAACTTGAGGTAGCATAAACATAGCTTTCATAAAATTGGSCAAGTTTTCATGAGCTCAAGGTTCCATCAGCTCGTTCAAGATTTAGTTGCCATTTGTGCCATCTGCTGGTTCAGACGTGCAAAGCTTTAGTTTACATATAGTGCATGTACAGAGATCTATCATTCACATATAGATAMataaataaacaaacagaatgaTTGCTGcaaaaaactactttatttttcaacaacaaaaaatgaaagcaaacacaaaaaaaaaaatgcacaaaacccCGGTAATGATGGCTTTGTTGTCTRTGTGTTCAAACGGGGTTTATGTTCAATTTTGAGCAAAGTTCAGCTACAGCACAGGCGTTGTGTTCAGTAAACTATGCAGATGGTTGAAGATCTGGATCACACACTGGATCCCCCTCAACAACGTACCACACCTCGCAGTGTCTCTTTTTCTTGGGCTTTGGACTAcaagaacacaaaaacacacagagatttTAGAATATGACTTCAACATACTGGGGTTGTTTTAAGCATTTGTGCTACTTATCATTTCATCACCTGTCGTATCCAGCTGCGAAGTGGAATCCTTTGGTGTACTGTGCATTGGCAGAGTCAAGAGCTTTCAACAGTTTCTTGGAGTACTTGGTGTCAGACATGGTGTTCATGTAGGAGTCATAGTCGATTACRTAGACATTCATAGCAGGCGTCTCTTGGATATAAACCTGCAAATWAACAAAAAYRTTTTATCTGCAGAAAGCAAAAGCAGATCTCAGAGAAAAAGTCTCAAGTTTTATATCAAAGTTTACATCTTCGTTAGTAGGTTTTGGTGGATCCATCTGATATTCTGCTGGCAGCAAGAAACTCATTGTGATGACACCCGTCCTAAAAATGCTCTTTTCAGGCAATCCCATCACAACTGGAGCGGTCATAGGGATTTTTTGGCCTGCAAAGGAACAGAAATACTGTAAACAGAATGTGtgtaccaaaacaaaaaaaatatgtacacgCTGTCAATACACATGACAATTGGATAAATAAAATTCCACATTTAGATGGAGACCATTTTAGTAAAGAGCAAAAAATAGGATCACAATATTTCAGTATTACTAATCAAgacatttaccttttttttcaaattggaAGTCAAGTTTTTAATGAAAGACAGTGAAGAATTCAgaaaatttttttctacatgttaTTAAAGTCTGCTCTTtagtttatattatttaaacagtattgcctttgtgtttgtgtttatagGTCACATTGTGTGGAATTTTAAttgctaaatgtatttttgtttttcacaaaaatagctgtaaaaaaaaaaagaagtgagtggaaaaaaaaattatagcaTCAAATCACATACTAACTTGCTTCATTTTCTCCGGTGATGTACTTGTACAACTTCCAAAACGCTGGTACCATCATAAATTCCATAGAGAAGGTGGTGTAATTAGTCGTAACCCTTTCACGGAGTCATAATGCCGCAcctgaaaattattattattattaatgcaaTTCTTTTGTGTCATTCTCAGGAACGTTCTCCCTCGAATGCTGATGGAGATAGGYGCTGACCCCTGAGCAACCCTTCAAGAATGAGCAGATTTAGGCAACAAATAGGCACCTccatgcaaatatatttttcttttcattttatttattcctgcAAACACTCACCTCATATACGGAGTTCTTGCAAATCRAGTCAAACAGCAGGCACTGCTCTGTCTCATTGCAGAACTCCAGCTGGGAGGAGTCTCTGTAAAGTCAAAACACACMTAMAATTCTCTTGCATGCATTCATAAGGCCATGCTAAAGTGACATCTACTCATACCACATGCTGAGTGGAAGTGTCAATAAGTHAATTTTTCATACCCAACTCTGGCCTCAGCAGTTAGAACCAGYAGAAGACCCACAAGacctgaaaaacaaatcctgaaacacacaaatgtAGAGCGTTTGTTTCATTGCCATTCAATTGAACTTCAATGCATTTCTGTTCACCAAGAACGGAAGTTAAAATGAACGTCTACTTACATTGCAGCTCACTGTTGAGTTCTCAGCTTCTCGAACAGTAATCTCCCCGCACCGACCCAAAGCGAGCATTTATCCCCTTCTGGTTATGAAAGGAAAACAGGCTCCTCCCTGAACTCCTAATTCAGTCCAGACAACAGAGAGGCAGAACATGTGAGAAAATCTTTACAGAGGCAAAAGTAGGTGGGGATACTCACTTATGTTCTGTAACCTCGCCTTTGTGTAATACGRAGATGCGAAACTTACATTTATGTCACACCAACTGATGTAATAACAAAGGATagattttgcataatttaattATAACTCCCATATTGTTGaagaaagtatttttgcttCACTTCAGACAACAGGCCACAAAGGTCAGCAACTGTAACCTTGACTGTAACATCATGTGTATACATGCAGTCATGTAGGTGGACGKCTTACTGGACCAGAAACAATGATTCTCTCTTTGGACTAACAAGAAAACATGCTTTTTCtgttctgatttgttttgttctgaaatatataaatgaataaaatatatagaaacATAAAAGCAATACCCCGAGCAGTAGCCCTCAGCTGTTGATCACTGATGgaaaagcagatgtttttttttttaaaaccagaaatttgatctttaaatgttttttttttaaattatttttatttgtgagttcattttgcttttattgttacCTAATATGCGTTTCTTGTTCCTCAGCTGAGACATAAAGGAGTGGACACAGCTTGTTGGATTGACACTGTAAGATGAATACATGTAAAGTCTATCATCTGTTTTCAGAGCGAGTTAGAACATTGTGTTTTGTCTGATTGTCTTGTTCACACGCAGTTTTGCACATCAATGAATTGTATAGAAACGATGCAAAAAATACCTTGGATTTAGTTAGCAAGGAGACAAAAACTTCCCTGGGAGAGAAATAATGGGAGCGCTAGGGGAATTAGAGGCATTGACAAAATCTTTTCTTAAAGCCCTCACGTTACCTGTTTTGTCCTCAGATGACACCTGATCTGGRCTGGGAGACAAAATGTTCAGTCACACCCTCTGCATTCAACTCAGTTCAACTAGAAAATACTTTATCAATCACTagacagaaattaaatgttgttataACTAGCCCATTTTCTTATTATAGATAGATAGTTATTATAGATGCTGATGGATGTGAGCCTGGGTCTCCTGTAGTGGTCAGTGTTGCAGCAACCATTTGAAAGCTCTGAATGAAGACACTCTGTTGTTTCATGAGGAGGATACTAAGAATTGTCCATCATTATcgtgattttatgaagaattcTTCTTTACACATTCTCAAGCAATAAAGTATATAGACAGTATAATGGATAAGAAAACTATGATGtaacatttaacagaaaatacaaaaaagatcACATTAATAAAGGTGAtagatttaaaatgtgtcaCCTAGTTTTTCAAGTTTYGTAACACTGACAAGAATTTACTCAGCAGTCAGCAGAGTTGGTTGTGTTATGAATGTGCAGTTTTTCAGTCATAAAAAGTGTGGGTTCTTCAAAGGATTGCACATGACCACATTAACttttcactcaaaaaaaaaaaaactcttaaaaaagaGCAATTGAAATTAAATGATTACCAGGCAGGGTRATGCAGTCAAGCTTTTTACTTTATTAGgaagaaagttttaaatttcaGCAACAGAATTATTCTTTCCTTgattcaaaattatttcaggAGCAGAAAACGATTTGAAGACTTTTGGCACAGACACAAAACTGTTAAACAGACAATTCAGATAAATATATGCTGCTTTGTCTAACAGAATGCTCTGCCAtcaaatcatgaaaaaaaataaggaaacagAGTTTCAATTGCATAATGGTGCGAGCATGTAGAGGTTATATAACATGTCAAACAGATGTGAacgatttttcttttgtaactgAGAAAAAGGATTGGAGTAAAATGAAACCCTCCCactgttgcaaaacaaaattgacagtttttttaaaaaaaaatttattttccttataaGAACAAGATGCATCCTTATAtaacaaatgaaagaataaagagGAATCAGTAATGTCATGTAACATATTTCGTTAAGGTTTGGTGGTTGTATAAGTTACTGGATTGTTTTGGCTTTATGGGAGCAGTGAAGCTGACTCATTATTATCATGTTCCTCTGTATGAGTTCCAGGATGAGAGCTTTACTTTAACACATCTGTGTGATTAAATGGACGCTGAAatgatgttttatatttgttaaactAATTTTACTTTGGAcgttgaatacattttttgagtcAAGAGTTCTTATTATTACATAATTTGGATTGAAACAAAGAAGTGGGAGCTTCTTTGTTTCAAAGAAGTTACTGCAGAGGCTTTTCATGCCTCTGCAGAAACTACAGAGGCATGAAAAGCtgatcattatttatttagtagCTGGTAGCTCCTGTTTGCcaacaataaaatgatttgtttgaTAGCACGCAATAAGCTGAATAATTCTCAAAACAACAGGAAGGCACAAGGAACGCAGTGAAGCTCTGAGAAGAACTGtagatttaaacaaaactttggaaaacaacaTGATCATTTCAAACAAGTTTATGCAAGGACTAAATATTAATCATTATCATCATTTTGCAAATGTATGACAAATGACTCTATCTATCATTCTCTATTCTCAGATGAAAGGAAATTGGTTACAATATTAAGGAACATCAAGGAATCACCAAGACTGACATGCCACAAAAGTGAAACTGGTGCTGTTAGTAAAgctagttttacattttcatgaatTGACGGSGTATCAATGAACCAAAATATTAATAACTTATTACAGTATTTACAAATAATATTACTTTTGAAAATTGGCttacaatattattattattttttaaaatcctgacaTACAGGTGCATATCAGTCATTTGgattctctc
It encodes the following:
- the LOC103468744 gene encoding LOW QUALITY PROTEIN: heme-binding protein 2 (The sequence of the model RefSeq protein was modified relative to this genomic sequence to represent the inferred CDS: inserted 1 base in 1 codon); the protein is MICFSGLVGLLLVLTAEARVGDSSQLEFCNETEQCLLFDXICKNSVYEVRHYDSVKXVTTNYTTFSMEFMMVPAFWKLYKYITGENEASQKIPMTAPVVMGLPEKSIFRTGVITMSFLLPAEYQMDPPKPTNEDVYIQETPAMNVYVIDYDSYMNTMSDTKYSKKLLKALDSANAQYTKGFHFAAGYDSPKPKKKRHCEVWYVVEGDPVCDPDLQPSA